A single window of Rhodamnia argentea isolate NSW1041297 chromosome 5, ASM2092103v1, whole genome shotgun sequence DNA harbors:
- the LOC115746612 gene encoding protein NTM1-like 9: MERFQVGFRFLPTEEELVSSYLKSKELGYVDNCVIPELEDFYAWDPWDLPRLYQRISNIPSDGLDWYFFCPSPYLAQGRDRIKRQTRSGKWKITCQKDDIKTRDTKALIGTKRILVFKKGRAKTGWVMHEYHLNPKLLDGYSSTFQIPYILCRLKRKPGESLEISPSFEGGSCATDDTPVASQHEDTDQESSFQETVESLPQFQALGNHLPSYSSYRSFDPQPLVYDSGQDNDFW, from the exons ATGGAGCGATTTCAGGTGGGATTCAGATTTCTTCCGACCGAGGAAGAACTCGTTAGCAGCTACCTTAAGAGCAAGGAACTTGGATACGTCGACAATTGCGTCATCCCTGAGCTTGAGGATTTCTATGCATGGGATCCTTGGGATTTACCTAGATTGTATCAAA GGATATCGAATATTCCGTCGGATGGGTTGGATTGGTACTTCTTCTGCCCTTCTCCTTACCTAGCCCAGGGTAGGGATCGCATCAAAAGGCAGACAAGAAGCGGTAAATGGAAGATCACCTGCCAAAAGGATGACATAAAGACTCGAGACACCAAGGCTTTAATAGGCACCAAGAGGATTTTGGTCTTTAAAAAGGGTCGCGCCAAGACGGGATGGGTCATGCATGAGTATCATTTGAATCCGAAACTTCTTGATGGATACTCCTCAACCTTCCAG ATACCATACATCCTTTGTCGCTTGAAGAGGAAACCAGGTGAAAGCTTGGAAATTTCCCCAAGTTTTGAAGGAGGTTCCTGTGCAACTGATGACACTCCAGTTGCTTCTCAACATGAGGACACAGATCAGGAG TCATCGTTCCAAGAAACCGTGGAATCACTCCCTCAATTTCAGGCGCTTGGCAACCACCTACCGAGCTACAGCTCGTATCGCTCTTTCGATCCGCAGCCCTTGGTGTACGACAGCGGCCAG GACAATGATTTTTGGTGA
- the LOC115746575 gene encoding phosphoglycerate mutase-like protein 1 isoform X2 → MTPLAAHSPVIISLQSHHAIAFFSSIPTPFSSSSSAAAASLAAPTAQYHRRLLLLPSLSVHCCSSPSEMEGASRPSLFPLHRCKTLHLVRHGQGIHNVEGDKNYKAYMNPVYLDAHLTPLGWQQVDNLRKHVQACGLSKKIDLVITSPLLRTLQTAVGVFGGEGYTDRFDVLPLMVANAGNSGRAAISSLDSPPIVAVELCREHLGVHPCDKRSSVTDYQFLFPGVDFSLIESDEDILWKADVRETKEELAARGIKFLNWLWTRKEKEIAVVTHSGFLFHTLTTFGEDCHPSVKTEISRHNIGSDLSATNFPGKIPHGPDRPSTIAENNMEGKSSKNEP, encoded by the exons ATGACTCCTTTGGCTGCTCACTCGCCAGTTATTATATCACTCCAAAGTCACCACGCCATCGCCTTTTTCAGCTCCATCCCAACcccattctcttcttcttcttcagcagcagcagcatcactCGCTGCTCCCACAGCACAGTATCATCGCCGCCTGCTCCTCCTGCCGTCTCTCTCGGTCCACTGCTGCTCGTCTCCTTCCG AAATGGAGGGAGCTTCACGACCTAGCTTGTTTCCTCTGCATCGCTGCAAAACTCTTCACCTG GTGAGGCATGGACAGGGGATTCACAACGTAGAGGGAGATAAGAACTACAAAGCCTACATGAATCCAGTTTATCTTGATGCACATCTCACTCCATTAGGTTGGCAGCag GTTGATAATCTGAGGAAGCATGTTCAGGCATGTGGACTCTCCAAGAAGATTGATTTAGTCATAACATCTCCTTTGCTGAG GACTCTTCAGACAGCTGTTGGAGTATTTGGTGGTGAAGGCTACACAGATAGGTTTGATGTACTACCACTAATGGTTGCAAATGCAGGAAATAGTGGTCGTGCTGCTATTTCAAGTCTAGACTCTCCACCCATTGTAGCAGTAGAACTTTGTCGAGAACATTTG GGTGTTCATCCTTGTGATAAGAGAAGTAGTGTTACTGATTACCAATTTCTTTTTCCAGGAGTTGATTTCTCACTG ATTGAGAGCGATGAGGATATATTGTGGAAGGCCGATGTTAGAGAGACCAAAGAAGAACTTGCAGCCAGGGGAATCAAATTCCTCAACTG GTTGTGGACAcggaaagaaaaggagatagCGGTTGTTACGCATAGTGGTTTCTTGTTCCACACATTAACTACTTTTGGAGAAGATTGTCACCCTTCAGTGAAAACTGAAATATCTAGACA tAATATTGGATCCGATCTCTCCGCCACCAATTTTCCTGGAAAGATTCCTCATGGACCTGACCGCCCTAGCACCATTGCAGAAAACAATATGGAAGGAAAGAGTTCCAAGAATGAACCCTAA
- the LOC115746575 gene encoding phosphoglycerate mutase-like protein 1 isoform X1, whose amino-acid sequence MTPLAAHSPVIISLQSHHAIAFFSSIPTPFSSSSSAAAASLAAPTAQYHRRLLLLPSLSVHCCSSPSEMEGASRPSLFPLHRCKTLHLVRHGQGIHNVEGDKNYKAYMNPVYLDAHLTPLGWQQVDNLRKHVQACGLSKKIDLVITSPLLRTLQTAVGVFGGEGYTDRFDVLPLMVANAGNSGRAAISSLDSPPIVAVELCREHLGVHPCDKRSSVTDYQFLFPGVDFSLIESDEDILWKADVRETKEELAARGIKFLNWLWTRKEKEIAVVTHSGFLFHTLTTFGEDCHPSVKTEISRHFANCELRSVVIVDKSNIGSDLSATNFPGKIPHGPDRPSTIAENNMEGKSSKNEP is encoded by the exons ATGACTCCTTTGGCTGCTCACTCGCCAGTTATTATATCACTCCAAAGTCACCACGCCATCGCCTTTTTCAGCTCCATCCCAACcccattctcttcttcttcttcagcagcagcagcatcactCGCTGCTCCCACAGCACAGTATCATCGCCGCCTGCTCCTCCTGCCGTCTCTCTCGGTCCACTGCTGCTCGTCTCCTTCCG AAATGGAGGGAGCTTCACGACCTAGCTTGTTTCCTCTGCATCGCTGCAAAACTCTTCACCTG GTGAGGCATGGACAGGGGATTCACAACGTAGAGGGAGATAAGAACTACAAAGCCTACATGAATCCAGTTTATCTTGATGCACATCTCACTCCATTAGGTTGGCAGCag GTTGATAATCTGAGGAAGCATGTTCAGGCATGTGGACTCTCCAAGAAGATTGATTTAGTCATAACATCTCCTTTGCTGAG GACTCTTCAGACAGCTGTTGGAGTATTTGGTGGTGAAGGCTACACAGATAGGTTTGATGTACTACCACTAATGGTTGCAAATGCAGGAAATAGTGGTCGTGCTGCTATTTCAAGTCTAGACTCTCCACCCATTGTAGCAGTAGAACTTTGTCGAGAACATTTG GGTGTTCATCCTTGTGATAAGAGAAGTAGTGTTACTGATTACCAATTTCTTTTTCCAGGAGTTGATTTCTCACTG ATTGAGAGCGATGAGGATATATTGTGGAAGGCCGATGTTAGAGAGACCAAAGAAGAACTTGCAGCCAGGGGAATCAAATTCCTCAACTG GTTGTGGACAcggaaagaaaaggagatagCGGTTGTTACGCATAGTGGTTTCTTGTTCCACACATTAACTACTTTTGGAGAAGATTGTCACCCTTCAGTGAAAACTGAAATATCTAGACA CTTTGCAAACTGTGAACTCCGGTCAGTGGTTATCGTGGACAAAAG tAATATTGGATCCGATCTCTCCGCCACCAATTTTCCTGGAAAGATTCCTCATGGACCTGACCGCCCTAGCACCATTGCAGAAAACAATATGGAAGGAAAGAGTTCCAAGAATGAACCCTAA
- the LOC115746575 gene encoding phosphoglycerate mutase-like protein 1 isoform X4 has product MNPVYLDAHLTPLGWQQVDNLRKHVQACGLSKKIDLVITSPLLRTLQTAVGVFGGEGYTDRFDVLPLMVANAGNSGRAAISSLDSPPIVAVELCREHLGVHPCDKRSSVTDYQFLFPGVDFSLIESDEDILWKADVRETKEELAARGIKFLNWLWTRKEKEIAVVTHSGFLFHTLTTFGEDCHPSVKTEISRHFANCELRSVVIVDKSNIGSDLSATNFPGKIPHGPDRPSTIAENNMEGKSSKNEP; this is encoded by the exons ATGAATCCAGTTTATCTTGATGCACATCTCACTCCATTAGGTTGGCAGCag GTTGATAATCTGAGGAAGCATGTTCAGGCATGTGGACTCTCCAAGAAGATTGATTTAGTCATAACATCTCCTTTGCTGAG GACTCTTCAGACAGCTGTTGGAGTATTTGGTGGTGAAGGCTACACAGATAGGTTTGATGTACTACCACTAATGGTTGCAAATGCAGGAAATAGTGGTCGTGCTGCTATTTCAAGTCTAGACTCTCCACCCATTGTAGCAGTAGAACTTTGTCGAGAACATTTG GGTGTTCATCCTTGTGATAAGAGAAGTAGTGTTACTGATTACCAATTTCTTTTTCCAGGAGTTGATTTCTCACTG ATTGAGAGCGATGAGGATATATTGTGGAAGGCCGATGTTAGAGAGACCAAAGAAGAACTTGCAGCCAGGGGAATCAAATTCCTCAACTG GTTGTGGACAcggaaagaaaaggagatagCGGTTGTTACGCATAGTGGTTTCTTGTTCCACACATTAACTACTTTTGGAGAAGATTGTCACCCTTCAGTGAAAACTGAAATATCTAGACA CTTTGCAAACTGTGAACTCCGGTCAGTGGTTATCGTGGACAAAAG tAATATTGGATCCGATCTCTCCGCCACCAATTTTCCTGGAAAGATTCCTCATGGACCTGACCGCCCTAGCACCATTGCAGAAAACAATATGGAAGGAAAGAGTTCCAAGAATGAACCCTAA
- the LOC115746575 gene encoding phosphoglycerate mutase-like protein 1 isoform X3 has translation MEGASRPSLFPLHRCKTLHLVRHGQGIHNVEGDKNYKAYMNPVYLDAHLTPLGWQQVDNLRKHVQACGLSKKIDLVITSPLLRTLQTAVGVFGGEGYTDRFDVLPLMVANAGNSGRAAISSLDSPPIVAVELCREHLGVHPCDKRSSVTDYQFLFPGVDFSLIESDEDILWKADVRETKEELAARGIKFLNWLWTRKEKEIAVVTHSGFLFHTLTTFGEDCHPSVKTEISRHFANCELRSVVIVDKSNIGSDLSATNFPGKIPHGPDRPSTIAENNMEGKSSKNEP, from the exons ATGGAGGGAGCTTCACGACCTAGCTTGTTTCCTCTGCATCGCTGCAAAACTCTTCACCTG GTGAGGCATGGACAGGGGATTCACAACGTAGAGGGAGATAAGAACTACAAAGCCTACATGAATCCAGTTTATCTTGATGCACATCTCACTCCATTAGGTTGGCAGCag GTTGATAATCTGAGGAAGCATGTTCAGGCATGTGGACTCTCCAAGAAGATTGATTTAGTCATAACATCTCCTTTGCTGAG GACTCTTCAGACAGCTGTTGGAGTATTTGGTGGTGAAGGCTACACAGATAGGTTTGATGTACTACCACTAATGGTTGCAAATGCAGGAAATAGTGGTCGTGCTGCTATTTCAAGTCTAGACTCTCCACCCATTGTAGCAGTAGAACTTTGTCGAGAACATTTG GGTGTTCATCCTTGTGATAAGAGAAGTAGTGTTACTGATTACCAATTTCTTTTTCCAGGAGTTGATTTCTCACTG ATTGAGAGCGATGAGGATATATTGTGGAAGGCCGATGTTAGAGAGACCAAAGAAGAACTTGCAGCCAGGGGAATCAAATTCCTCAACTG GTTGTGGACAcggaaagaaaaggagatagCGGTTGTTACGCATAGTGGTTTCTTGTTCCACACATTAACTACTTTTGGAGAAGATTGTCACCCTTCAGTGAAAACTGAAATATCTAGACA CTTTGCAAACTGTGAACTCCGGTCAGTGGTTATCGTGGACAAAAG tAATATTGGATCCGATCTCTCCGCCACCAATTTTCCTGGAAAGATTCCTCATGGACCTGACCGCCCTAGCACCATTGCAGAAAACAATATGGAAGGAAAGAGTTCCAAGAATGAACCCTAA
- the LOC115746574 gene encoding GDP-mannose transporter GONST3 codes for MSTNKDVENPKAEVAQVDTGASSWYSVLLHQVSIYGVAAGYCLSASLLSIINKWAVMKFPYPGALTALQYLTSAAGVFVCGQLKLLEHDPLDLVTMWRFLPAAIIFYLSLFTNSELLLHANVDTFIVFRSAVPMFVAIGETLFLHQPWPSMKTWLSLATIFGGSVLYVLTDYQFTFMAYSWALAYLVSMSIDFVYIKHVVMTIGLNTWGLVLYNNLEALLLFPLELLIMGELKKIKHEISDESDWYSFQVVLPVGLSCIFGLAISFFGFSCRRAISATGFTVLGIVNKLLTVVINLVIWDKHSKLLGTVGLLICMIGGVMYQQSTSKPKPAKEVEAKENEEEQQQLIEMQSGKQSSGDDEEK; via the coding sequence ATGTCTACTAATAAAGACGTGGAAAATCCAAAGGCGGAGGTGGCTCAAGTTGATACTGGAGCCTCTTCTTGGTACAGTGTTTTGCTTCACCAAGTCTCAATTTATGGTGTAGCTGCTGGATACTGCCTCTCAGCATCGTTGCTCTCGATAATCAATAAATGGGCAGTTATGAAGTTCCCTTACCCTGGTGCTCTGACTGCTTTGCAGTACTTAACAAGTGCTGCTGGTGTATTTGTCTGTGGTCAGTTGAAGCTCTTAGAGCATGATCCACTTGATCTAGTGACTATGTGGCGGTTTCTTCCTGCAGCCATAATTTTCTACCTGTCTCTCTTCACCAACAGTGAGCTCCTTCTCCATGCCAATGTTGATACATTCATCGTCTTCCGTTCTGCAGTTCCCATGTTTGTTGCCATAGGAGAGACTCTTTTCTTGCATCAACCATGGCCTTCAATGAAAACATGGCTCTCATTGGCCACCATATTTGGTGGAAGTGTTCTTTATGTGCTTACAGATTATCAGTTCACATTCATGGCATACAGCTGGGCTCTGGCTTATCTCGTGAGCATGTCCATAGATTTTGTGTACATCAAGCACGTGGTCATGACCATCGGACTAAACACGTGGGGTCTTGTGTTGTATAATAATCTTGAGGCTCTTCTACTGTTTCCTCTGGAGCTTTTGATAATGGGTGAATTGAAGAAAATAAAGCATGAAATCTCCGATGAGTCCGATTGGTACTCCTTTCAGGTGGTTTTGCCCGTGGGATTATCGTGCATATTTGGTCTAGCGATTTCATTCTTTGGGTTCTCCTGTAGGAGGGCAATTTCTGCCACTGGATTTACAGTGCTTGGCATTGTAAACAAGCTATTGACAGTTGTGATCAATCTTGTTATCTGGGACAAGCATTCGAAACTTCTAGGAACAGTGGGGCTTTTGATTTGTATGATTGGAGGGGTCATGTATCAGCAATCTACAAGCAAACCTAAGCCTGCTAAAGAAGTAGAAGCCAAAGAGAATGAGGAGGAACAGCAACAGCTAATTGAGATGCAATCTGGCAAACAAAGCTCTGGTGATGATGAGGAGAAATGA
- the LOC115746576 gene encoding tryptophan synthase alpha chain-like produces MALALKSTCFVQLKKPKSCCAFRSSRQLAVASTKRNTAMAALSTVSTIGISETFAKLKKEGKVALIPYITAGDPDLSTTAQALKVLDSCGSDIIELGVPYSDPLADGPVIQAAATRSLARGTNFDAIISMLKEVVPQLSSPVALFSYYNPILKRGVEKFMSIINDAGVHGLVVPDVPLEETEILRKEALKYKIELVLLTTPTTPTSRMKAIVEASEGFVYLVSSVGVTGARASVSARVETLLRDIKEATTKPVAVGFGISKPEHVKQVVRWGADGVIVGSAMVKLLGEAKSPEEGLKELEDFTRSLVSALL; encoded by the exons ATGGCATTAGCTCTTAAATCAACTTGCTTTGTTCAACTTAAGAAACCCAAATCTTGTTGTGCTTTTCGGTCTTCACGGCAACTAGCAGTTGCTTCTACCAAAAGAAATACAGCAATGGCTGCTCTTAGCACTGTATCGACAATTGGCATTTCTGAGACATTTGctaaattgaagaaagaaggcAAG GTGGCACTTATTCCTTACATCACAGCTGGTGACCCTGACCTTTCAACTACCGCACAAGCTTTGAAGGTGCTTGACTCATGTGGTTCGGATATAATTGAGCTGGGTGTCCCGTATTCCGATCCGCTAGCAGATGGTCCAGTGATTCAG GCTGCAGCCACTCGATCCTTGGCAAGGGGTACTAATTTTGATGCAATTATTTCCATGTTGAAGGAG GTTGTTCCGCAATTGTCGTCCCCTGTTGCTTTATTCTCATACTATAACCCAATTCTGAAGCGTGGAGTTGAAAAGTTCATGTCCATCATAAATGATGCTGGGGTTCATG GGCTTGTAGTTCCTGATGTTCCTTTGGAAGAGACTGAAATCTTAAGAAAGGAAGCTCTTAAGTACAAAATTGAACTG GTGTTGCTTACTACACCTACTACTCCAACCAGTCGAATGAAAGCCATAGTTGAAGCCTCAGAAGGATTTGTATATCTT gTGAGCTCTGTGGGAGTAACTGGTGCTCGAGCATCTGTGAGTGCTCGGGTGGAAACTCTTTTGCGGGACATTAAGGAG GCAACTACTAAACCTGTTGCTGTTGGCTTTGGCATATCGAAACCTGAGCATGTGAAGCAG GTTGTGAGATGGGGAGCTGATGGTGTGATTGTTGGAAGCGCAATGGTGAAACTGCTTGGCGAAGCCAAATCTCCAGAAGAAGGGCTAAAGGAGCTAGAAGATTTCACTAGATCCTTGGTATCTGCCCTGCTTTGA